The Chlorocebus sabaeus isolate Y175 chromosome 6, mChlSab1.0.hap1, whole genome shotgun sequence genome has a segment encoding these proteins:
- the MRPL4 gene encoding large ribosomal subunit protein uL4m: protein MLQLVRAGARAWLRPAGCQGLSSLAEEAARPTENPEQVAVASEGLPEPVLRKVELPVPAHRRPVQAWVESLRGFEQERVGLADLHPDVFATAPRLDILHQVAMWQKNFKRISYAKTKTRAEVRGGGRKPWPQKGSGRARHGSIRSPLWRGGGVAHGPRGPTSYYYMLPMKVRALGLKVALSIKLAQDDLHIMDSLELPTGDPQYLTELARYRRWGDSVLLVDLTYEEMPQSIVEATSRLKTFNLIPAVGLNVHSMLKHQTLVLTLPTIAFLEDKLLWQDSRYKPLYPFSLPYSNFP, encoded by the exons ATGCTGCAGTTGGTCCGGGCTGGGGCGCGCGCCTGGCTTCGGCCTGCGGGCTGCCAG GGCCTGAGTTCGCTGGCGGAAGAGGCAGCGCGTCCGACCGAGAACCCGGAGCAGGTGGCGGTGGCGAGCGAGG GTCTCCCGGAGCCCGTGCTGCGCAAAGTCGAGCTCCCGGTACCCGCTCATCGACGCCCGGTGCAGGCCTGGGTCGAGTCCCTGCGAGGCTTCGAGCAGGAGCGCGTGGGCCTGGCCGACCTGCACCCCGATGTTTTCGCCACCGCGCCCAG GCTGGACATCCTGCACCAGGTTGCCATGTGGCAGAAGAACTTCAAGAGGATT AGCTATGCCAAGACCAAGACGAGGGCCGAGGTACGGGGTGGTGGCCGGAAGCCTTGGCCACAGAAAGGCTCCGGGCGGGCCCGGCATGGCAGCATCCGCTCTCCACTCTGGCGAGGAG GAGGTGTTGCCCATGGCCCCCGGGGCCCCACGAGTTACTACTACATGCTGCCCATGAAGGTGCGGGCCCTGGGCCTCAAAGTGGCACTGAGCATCAAGCTGGCCCAG GATGACCTGCACATTATGGACTCCCTAGAGCTGCCCACCGGAGACCCACAGTACCTGACGGAGCTGGCGCGCTACCGCCGCTGGGGGGACTCCGTGCTCCTCGTGGACTT GACATACGAGGAGATGCCACAGAGCATCGTGGAGGCCACCTCTAGGCTCAAGACCTTCAACCTGATCCCGGCTGTTG gcCTAAATGTGCACAGCATGCTCAAGCACCAGACACTGGTCCTGACGCTGCCCACCATCGCCTTCCTGGAGGACAAGCTGCTCTGGCAGGACTCGCGTTACAAACCCCTCTACCCCTTCAGCCTGCCCTACAGCAACTTCCCCTGA